In Aquiflexum balticum DSM 16537, a single genomic region encodes these proteins:
- a CDS encoding methylmalonyl-CoA mutase family protein, with product MSFSQEIYKPQNHIRIVTAASLFDGHDAAINIMRRIIQSTGCEVIHLGHNRSVQEIVDCAIQEDVQAIAITSYQGGHVEFFKYMYDLLNENGSGHIKIFGGGGGTILPEEIKELHAYGITRIYSPDDGRSMGLQGMINDLVKQSDFPIGKNVSIDALNKAEKRNIARVISAAENFPEESKSILQNFKEVSAKSKTPVLGITGTGGAGKSSLVDELVRRFLYDFSYKNIAIISVDPSKRKTGGALLGDRIRMNAIHHPRVYMRSLATRQSNLALSKYVQDAVDIVKAANFDLILLETSGIGQSDTEIVEHSDMSLYVMTPEYGAATQLEKIDMLDFADIIALNKFDKRGAQDALRDVKKQYKRNHNLWDIKDEEIPVYGTIASQFNDPGMNNLYKGIISKLVEKTGVDLTTSFGLSKEVSEKIYIIPPARTRYLSEISENNRTYDKWVELQKEVAQKLYSIQKSIEAIKSAKVADEDRLIKELQEVYAQVELELDPKNKKWLEEWPDKVSRYQDDFYVFKVRDKEIKVQTYYESLSQTKISKVSLPRYEAWGDVLKWGLKENVPGEFPYTAGVFPFKREGEDPTRMFAGEGGPERTNKRFHYVSRGLPAKRLSTAFDSVTLYGEDPDYRPDIFGKIGNSGVNICCLDDAKKLYSGFNLSDPMTSVSMTINGPAATMTAFFMNAAIDQQCEIYIKENGLEEEIKQKIDSIYKNKGVERPKYNAEIPEGNNGLGLMLLGVTGDEVLPAEVYNKIKAETLSKVRGTVQADILKEDQAQNTCIFSTEFSLRLMGDVQQYFIENAIRNFYSVSISGYHIAEAGANPITQLALTLSNGFTYVEYYVSRGMPIDQFAPNLSFFFSNGIDPEYAVIGRVARRIWAKAMKLKYGANERSQMLKYHIQTSGRSLHAQEIDFNDIRTTLQALYAIYDNCNSLHTNAYDEAITTPTEASVRRAMAIQLIINKELGLAKNENPLQGSFIIEELTDLVEEAVYLEFDKISERGGVLGAMETMYQRGKIQEESLYYETLKHTGEYPIIGVNTFLSSEGSPTVTPGEVIRATNEEKEIQIQTLRLLHERNADLVEKQLQELQEVAVKNGNTFEKLMEASKSCSLGQITRALYEVGGQYRRNM from the coding sequence ATGTCTTTTTCACAAGAAATTTACAAACCCCAAAATCACATAAGAATTGTTACAGCAGCATCTCTGTTTGACGGGCATGATGCTGCCATCAACATTATGAGAAGGATTATCCAATCCACAGGTTGTGAAGTAATTCACCTGGGCCACAATAGGTCAGTTCAGGAAATTGTTGATTGTGCCATCCAGGAAGATGTACAGGCCATTGCTATCACTTCTTATCAAGGGGGTCATGTTGAATTTTTTAAATACATGTATGATCTATTGAATGAAAATGGTTCAGGTCATATAAAGATTTTTGGTGGGGGCGGAGGGACCATTCTGCCTGAAGAAATCAAGGAACTGCATGCCTATGGCATTACCAGAATATATTCACCGGATGATGGGCGTTCAATGGGATTGCAGGGGATGATTAATGATCTGGTCAAACAGTCAGATTTTCCGATCGGAAAAAACGTTTCAATCGATGCACTGAACAAAGCAGAAAAAAGAAACATAGCCAGGGTAATCTCTGCAGCAGAAAACTTCCCGGAAGAAAGTAAATCAATTCTTCAAAACTTCAAAGAGGTTTCTGCTAAAAGCAAAACTCCGGTATTGGGAATAACAGGGACTGGCGGTGCAGGGAAATCCTCTTTGGTAGATGAATTGGTAAGGAGGTTTTTGTATGATTTTTCGTATAAAAATATTGCCATTATTTCAGTAGATCCCTCCAAAAGAAAAACAGGTGGGGCCTTATTGGGAGATCGAATTAGGATGAATGCGATCCATCATCCCCGGGTATATATGCGCTCGCTGGCAACAAGACAATCCAATCTGGCCCTTTCAAAATATGTACAGGATGCTGTTGATATTGTCAAAGCGGCCAATTTTGATCTCATACTCCTGGAAACTTCGGGAATTGGTCAGTCTGATACAGAAATAGTGGAGCATTCTGACATGTCGCTCTATGTGATGACTCCGGAATATGGTGCCGCCACACAATTAGAAAAGATTGACATGCTGGATTTTGCTGATATCATTGCACTCAATAAGTTTGACAAAAGAGGCGCACAGGATGCCCTCAGAGACGTCAAAAAGCAATATAAGCGCAATCATAATCTTTGGGATATCAAAGACGAAGAAATCCCGGTTTACGGAACAATCGCTTCCCAATTCAATGATCCGGGAATGAATAACCTCTATAAGGGGATTATTTCCAAACTGGTAGAAAAAACAGGAGTTGACCTTACCACCTCCTTTGGTCTGAGTAAAGAAGTATCAGAAAAAATTTATATCATTCCCCCGGCCAGGACCAGGTATCTTTCGGAGATTTCAGAAAATAACCGAACATATGACAAGTGGGTGGAGCTTCAAAAAGAAGTGGCCCAAAAACTATACAGCATTCAAAAGTCCATTGAAGCGATCAAATCAGCAAAAGTTGCCGATGAAGACAGGCTTATTAAGGAATTGCAGGAAGTCTATGCTCAGGTAGAGTTGGAACTTGACCCCAAGAATAAAAAATGGCTCGAGGAATGGCCGGATAAAGTAAGTCGCTACCAAGATGATTTTTATGTTTTCAAGGTCAGAGATAAAGAAATCAAAGTTCAGACATACTACGAATCTCTTTCGCAAACAAAAATATCCAAAGTATCCCTTCCAAGGTATGAAGCTTGGGGAGACGTATTGAAGTGGGGATTGAAAGAAAATGTCCCGGGTGAATTCCCCTATACTGCCGGAGTTTTCCCATTCAAAAGGGAAGGAGAGGATCCTACCAGAATGTTTGCAGGAGAAGGCGGTCCAGAGCGGACCAATAAGCGCTTCCATTATGTGTCAAGAGGATTGCCTGCCAAAAGGCTTTCGACTGCATTTGACTCGGTTACGCTATATGGTGAGGACCCCGATTATAGACCGGATATTTTTGGTAAAATCGGAAATTCCGGAGTCAATATCTGCTGCCTTGATGATGCCAAAAAGCTTTATTCAGGGTTTAATCTGAGTGATCCAATGACATCGGTTTCTATGACTATCAATGGACCTGCTGCCACCATGACGGCATTTTTTATGAATGCAGCTATTGACCAGCAATGCGAGATCTACATCAAAGAAAACGGTCTGGAAGAAGAGATAAAACAAAAAATAGATTCAATTTATAAAAACAAGGGAGTAGAAAGACCAAAGTACAATGCTGAAATACCCGAAGGAAACAACGGTCTTGGTTTGATGCTACTTGGTGTAACAGGAGATGAGGTGCTTCCTGCTGAAGTTTACAATAAAATAAAGGCTGAAACACTTTCTAAAGTAAGAGGTACAGTCCAAGCAGACATTCTAAAAGAAGATCAAGCACAAAATACCTGCATATTTTCCACTGAATTTTCTTTAAGATTAATGGGGGATGTGCAGCAATATTTTATTGAAAATGCCATAAGAAATTTCTATTCGGTTTCTATTTCGGGATATCATATTGCAGAAGCAGGAGCCAATCCTATTACTCAACTTGCACTGACTCTTTCCAATGGTTTTACCTATGTAGAGTATTATGTATCCAGAGGAATGCCAATCGATCAGTTTGCTCCAAACCTTTCGTTCTTTTTTTCAAATGGGATTGATCCCGAATATGCTGTAATTGGTAGAGTTGCGAGAAGAATCTGGGCAAAGGCCATGAAATTAAAATATGGTGCCAATGAACGTTCTCAGATGTTGAAATACCATATTCAGACTTCAGGAAGATCACTTCATGCCCAAGAAATTGACTTCAACGATATCAGGACTACGCTTCAGGCCCTATATGCAATTTATGATAACTGTAACTCACTTCACACCAATGCTTATGATGAGGCAATCACTACACCTACAGAAGCTTCTGTGAGAAGAGCTATGGCTATTCAATTGATAATCAATAAAGAATTGGGACTGGCAAAAAATGAAAACCCCTTGCAGGGTTCTTTCATTATTGAAGAATTGACAGATTTGGTAGAAGAGGCTGTCTATTTGGAATTTGATAAGATTTCTGAACGGGGCGGGGTTCTTGGTGCCATGGAAACCATGTACCAAAGAGGCAAAATACAGGAGGAAAGTCTGTATTATGAAACGCTCAAGCACACAGGTGAATATCCGATAATCGGTGTGAACACTTTCCTGTCATCCGAGGGTTCACCGACTGTCACGCCGGGCGAAGTAATCAGGGCAACCAATGAAGAAAAAGAAATTCAGATACAAACGCTCAGGTTACTACACGAAAGAAATGCAGACCTTGTAGAAAAACAGCTTCAAGAACTTCAGGAAGTCGCAGTCAAAAACGGCAATACTTTTGAAAAACTAATGGAAGCTAGCAAATCCTGTTCTTTGGGACAAATTACCAGGGCATTGTATGAAGTTGGAGGGCAGTATAGGAGGAATATGTAA
- a CDS encoding cation-translocating P-type ATPase: MIELPEAPHAQEADSIIQLLNTSKKGLNEKDVKLRQTKFGLNEIPDPGGIPLWKIILKQFTNLMVYILLIAALISYFTGNYIDTYVILVIILINALIGFIQEYKAEGAVAALKNLLVPKCKVIRDGKLQTIHSKNLVPGDLISLEEGDNVPADARIIYEKNARTIESSLTGEAAPVDKNTAPLKKEVPLGDKVNMVWKSTFLASGSVKAIVTGTGMNTKIGEIAKSLKNIEPKKTNFQLKTDKLAKQMAFIAIGSAVLLFMVSYFFQDAEISEILLISIAALVSTIPEGLPAVLSIVLAIGSYRMSKSNAIIREISATESLGSVSTIVTDKTGTLTQNTMTIKTVWIPGGKTVKVEGEGWESSGDFVGDKGDVEALNLFLEISAHCHQTAIKKKKKGHFQVTGDPTEAAFLVLANKAGKSKELDILQNNAFDSDLKYRSTLVKKEGKSIRFYIGAPEAILDLSTTSRQKTGDTIKMSNKERDLIHKKISAWSKESYRVLALAQSENASEKTKDDKVQFIGLAGMLDPPRPGVLEAVQSCQRAGIRVIMATGDHAETALAISKKVGIVKEGRDLVYTDSELSKMNEKDFDKAVQNADVFSRLTPLMKLKIAKSLQKNGDLIAMTGDGVNDAPALKQANIGISMGIMGTDVAKDASVMVLADDNFTTIVKAIEQGRIVFNNARRTSFFLVTTNFAEILTLISAVSLGLAMPLTATQILWINLITDGFCDKALATEKGIGDELDRPPIDPKEKILNKTVLPFLAINIFIMVGLSITAFLWYMPQGIEKARTMVFITMGFSQLFNALNMRSLTRSTITLGIFGNKWLNYALLISLAIQMIIIEVPYLSNLFSFRQVSLTELLIWAGLTSFVFWFTEIFKYFKFHHSKK, translated from the coding sequence ATGATTGAATTACCTGAAGCACCACATGCGCAGGAAGCAGATTCCATAATTCAATTATTGAACACAAGCAAAAAGGGCTTGAATGAGAAAGATGTCAAGCTCCGTCAGACAAAATTCGGTCTGAATGAAATCCCTGACCCAGGTGGTATACCTCTTTGGAAAATAATCCTGAAGCAGTTTACCAATCTCATGGTATATATCCTCCTGATTGCTGCTTTAATCTCCTATTTTACAGGGAACTACATAGATACCTATGTGATTTTGGTGATCATTCTGATCAATGCACTCATAGGATTTATACAAGAATACAAAGCAGAAGGAGCTGTTGCGGCGCTTAAAAACCTCTTAGTACCTAAATGCAAAGTAATCAGAGATGGAAAGCTCCAAACGATACATTCCAAAAACCTTGTCCCCGGAGACCTTATAAGCCTTGAAGAGGGAGATAATGTGCCGGCAGATGCCAGGATTATCTACGAAAAAAACGCCAGAACCATTGAGTCCTCTCTGACCGGAGAGGCCGCACCGGTTGACAAAAATACTGCGCCTTTGAAAAAAGAAGTCCCCTTGGGGGATAAAGTAAACATGGTCTGGAAAAGTACTTTTTTGGCAAGTGGGTCAGTAAAAGCTATTGTCACTGGAACTGGAATGAATACCAAAATCGGAGAAATAGCAAAATCTCTCAAAAATATTGAACCGAAAAAAACCAATTTTCAACTCAAAACAGACAAATTAGCCAAACAGATGGCGTTTATAGCAATCGGGAGTGCCGTATTGCTCTTTATGGTATCTTATTTTTTTCAAGATGCCGAAATCAGCGAGATTCTTTTGATTTCTATTGCCGCATTGGTTTCAACAATACCCGAAGGATTACCAGCCGTATTGTCCATAGTGCTTGCGATTGGTTCTTACAGGATGTCCAAAAGTAACGCTATCATTCGTGAAATATCTGCTACTGAAAGCTTGGGTTCAGTAAGCACCATTGTGACCGACAAGACCGGTACCCTAACACAAAATACAATGACCATAAAAACCGTCTGGATTCCTGGAGGAAAAACCGTAAAAGTGGAAGGTGAAGGTTGGGAAAGTTCGGGTGATTTCGTAGGTGATAAAGGAGATGTAGAGGCATTGAACCTGTTTCTTGAAATTTCTGCGCACTGTCACCAAACGGCGATAAAGAAAAAGAAAAAAGGTCATTTTCAGGTCACAGGCGATCCAACTGAGGCCGCATTTTTGGTTTTGGCCAATAAAGCAGGGAAATCAAAAGAACTGGATATTTTACAGAACAACGCCTTCGACTCAGATCTCAAATACAGATCGACTTTAGTGAAAAAAGAGGGAAAATCAATTCGCTTTTATATTGGGGCCCCTGAAGCTATTCTCGATTTATCCACTACATCAAGGCAAAAGACAGGAGATACTATCAAAATGTCCAATAAAGAACGGGATTTGATACATAAGAAAATCTCTGCTTGGTCAAAAGAAAGCTACAGGGTTTTGGCTTTGGCACAATCTGAAAATGCTTCCGAAAAAACAAAAGATGATAAGGTTCAATTCATAGGACTTGCCGGCATGCTAGACCCGCCAAGACCGGGTGTTCTGGAAGCTGTGCAATCCTGTCAACGAGCTGGAATAAGAGTCATTATGGCTACTGGAGATCATGCAGAAACCGCCTTAGCCATATCCAAAAAAGTAGGTATTGTTAAAGAAGGAAGAGATTTGGTCTATACTGATTCAGAATTGTCAAAAATGAATGAAAAGGATTTTGACAAAGCAGTTCAGAATGCAGATGTTTTTTCAAGGCTTACCCCGTTAATGAAATTGAAAATCGCAAAGTCCCTCCAAAAGAACGGTGACCTGATCGCCATGACGGGAGATGGAGTGAACGATGCCCCCGCATTGAAACAAGCCAACATAGGAATTTCAATGGGAATTATGGGTACGGATGTGGCCAAGGACGCCTCTGTTATGGTACTGGCAGATGATAATTTCACTACGATTGTAAAAGCTATAGAACAGGGCAGGATAGTATTCAACAATGCGAGAAGGACAAGCTTTTTTCTGGTGACAACCAATTTCGCTGAAATACTCACACTTATCTCGGCGGTTTCTTTAGGTCTAGCCATGCCTTTAACTGCCACCCAGATTTTATGGATCAACCTGATTACAGATGGATTCTGTGACAAAGCTCTGGCTACAGAAAAAGGAATAGGTGATGAATTGGATCGTCCTCCTATTGATCCTAAAGAAAAGATTCTTAATAAAACAGTTTTGCCGTTTTTGGCGATTAATATATTTATAATGGTTGGATTATCTATTACTGCATTTTTATGGTATATGCCTCAGGGAATTGAAAAAGCAAGAACAATGGTGTTTATCACAATGGGTTTTAGTCAGTTATTCAATGCTTTGAACATGAGAAGCCTGACAAGATCAACTATCACGCTCGGGATTTTTGGAAACAAATGGTTGAATTATGCCTTATTGATTTCATTGGCAATCCAAATGATAATCATAGAAGTACCCTATTTATCAAACCTTTTTTCTTTTAGACAAGTATCTTTGACAGAACTTTTGATCTGGGCCGGATTGACCTCTTTCGTATTCTGGTTTACAGAGATCTTTAAATATTTTAAATTCCATCATTCCAAAAAATGA
- a CDS encoding OsmC family protein: MSKRNVTVRMISDYEYEASNLQGNKVAIDMYDAPNKKAQSPMDLLLSALGGCGSVDAVLMMKKKRKTIVDFFVEIEGTRNDGIPAYYTHIEMKFVLISPDAKDEEFAKVVALSVEKYCSVASSLKSEIRFTSEVRRPI, from the coding sequence ATGAGCAAAAGAAACGTGACTGTTCGTATGATATCGGATTATGAATACGAAGCCAGTAACCTTCAGGGAAATAAGGTGGCAATTGATATGTATGATGCCCCAAATAAAAAAGCACAATCACCTATGGACCTTCTGCTTTCTGCACTCGGGGGCTGTGGTTCTGTGGATGCTGTCCTGATGATGAAAAAGAAAAGAAAGACCATTGTGGATTTTTTTGTTGAGATAGAGGGGACAAGGAACGATGGAATTCCTGCCTACTATACCCATATAGAAATGAAATTTGTATTAATTTCACCTGATGCCAAAGATGAGGAATTTGCCAAAGTGGTGGCCTTATCGGTAGAAAAGTATTGCTCTGTGGCATCTTCCTTAAAATCAGAAATCAGGTTTACATCTGAAGTCAGGAGACCGATATGA
- a CDS encoding site-2 protease family protein, producing MKFSLFLGKYKNVKVFIHWTFSLLLLWIIISNLRQGMPWIDIFWIIIFVLALFFCVVLHEFGHALAAQKYGIQTKDIVLYPIGGIARLEKLPEDPKQELWVAIAGPLVNIGLFIILSTILSITGFDLENLEEIKINPNTIILYLASANLVLALFNLLPAFPMDGGRVLRAFLAIRLPRAKATQIAGGIGQFLAIFFIFFGLFNNPILVLIGLFIFLGAGAEVSHTQQESFLKGYKVNDALMLKFQIISFDAPLSKAVEKLLNSQATHFVVVKDDVAIGTLSRNEIIKGLQEGNESTLVEKVADFNPLKIETQQDLDEAWRNMMSKNKKVAFVIENGHFLGILDQENISEFVMVKSALTK from the coding sequence ATGAAATTTTCATTGTTTTTAGGAAAATACAAAAATGTCAAGGTCTTCATCCATTGGACATTTTCCCTTCTTTTGCTTTGGATAATTATCTCCAATTTACGCCAAGGGATGCCTTGGATAGATATTTTTTGGATAATTATATTCGTATTGGCCTTGTTCTTCTGTGTGGTGTTGCATGAATTTGGTCATGCATTGGCAGCACAGAAATACGGTATACAAACAAAAGATATTGTCCTCTATCCTATTGGGGGAATAGCCAGACTGGAAAAACTTCCGGAAGATCCAAAGCAGGAACTTTGGGTGGCCATCGCAGGTCCTTTGGTCAATATTGGGCTTTTTATTATACTCTCCACCATTTTGAGCATCACAGGATTCGATCTGGAAAATCTGGAAGAGATCAAAATCAACCCCAATACAATCATCCTGTACTTAGCTTCTGCAAACCTGGTTTTGGCACTCTTCAATTTGCTTCCTGCATTTCCCATGGATGGAGGAAGAGTTTTACGTGCATTTTTAGCTATCAGACTCCCCCGCGCCAAAGCAACTCAGATTGCAGGAGGAATAGGTCAGTTCTTAGCCATTTTCTTTATTTTCTTCGGTTTGTTCAACAATCCCATATTGGTTCTGATAGGCTTATTTATTTTCCTTGGTGCAGGTGCAGAAGTGAGTCATACCCAGCAGGAAAGTTTTTTGAAAGGCTATAAAGTGAATGATGCGCTGATGCTGAAATTTCAGATAATAAGTTTCGATGCTCCTTTATCCAAAGCAGTGGAAAAACTACTTAATTCTCAAGCCACTCATTTTGTGGTTGTTAAAGACGATGTGGCCATCGGCACACTTAGCAGAAATGAAATTATAAAAGGACTTCAAGAGGGAAACGAATCTACGCTAGTTGAAAAAGTAGCAGATTTTAACCCACTAAAGATCGAAACCCAACAGGACTTGGATGAAGCATGGAGAAACATGATGTCAAAAAACAAGAAAGTAGCTTTCGTGATTGAAAATGGACACTTTTTAGGAATCCTCGATCAGGAAAACATCAGTGAGTTTGTAATGGTAAAATCAGCTTTGACAAAATGA
- a CDS encoding glycoside hydrolase family 97 protein, whose amino-acid sequence MKKHILLTLFLCLWSLLIFAQSIQSPNGNVKLDFNLVDGKAVYQLSFKGKEVVKPSRLGFEIKNQPTLMDGFRLISTKIDSFDEYWAPVWGEESKIRNHYNELAVTINQASTDRTLLIRFRVFDDGLGFRYEFPTQPELGHFVVKEERTQFAMSGNHTAFWIAGDYETQEYDYTESKLSEIRDLMAKAVTANLSQKPFSPTGVQTSLMMKTSEGLYINLHEAALMDYSTMHLNLDDKNFIFESWLTPDVNGDKGYLQSPFNTPWRTVIVSDDARDILSSRMTYNLNEPSKIKDVSWIKPMKYIGVWWEMITGKSSWAYTDEFPAVRLGETDFSKAKPNGKHGANTANVKRYIDFAAAHGFSGVLVEGWNIGWEDWFGNSKDYVFDFLTPYPDFDLEGIRDYAKSKGVEMVMHHETSSSVRNYERHMDRAYQFMKDNGYNAVKSGYVGDILPRGENHYSQWIVNHYQYAIEKAADYQIMVNAHEAVRPTGIARTWPNLIANESARGTEYQAFGGSKPNHVTVLPFTRQIGGPMDYTPGIFEMDISKINPENNSWVNSTIANQLALYVTMYSPLQMAADLPENYERFMDAFQFIKDVAIDWDESKYLEAEPGYFITVARKEKDSNNWFVGNVNGVPVRTSTISFDFLDADKTYIATIYADAKDAHYRNNPQAYTIRKVVVTNKSTLSQESAPGGGYAISIVEATKEQTKGLKKL is encoded by the coding sequence ATGAAAAAACACATTTTACTTACTCTATTCTTATGCCTTTGGTCTTTACTGATTTTTGCACAATCAATCCAATCACCAAATGGCAATGTAAAACTAGATTTCAACCTAGTGGACGGAAAAGCAGTTTATCAACTTTCTTTTAAAGGTAAAGAAGTGGTAAAACCAAGTAGACTGGGATTTGAAATTAAAAATCAACCTACACTGATGGATGGTTTCCGCTTGATAAGCACCAAAATCGACTCTTTTGATGAATACTGGGCACCTGTGTGGGGCGAAGAAAGCAAAATAAGGAATCATTATAACGAATTGGCAGTCACCATCAATCAGGCAAGTACAGATAGAACCTTGCTTATCAGATTCAGGGTTTTTGATGATGGATTGGGTTTTAGATATGAGTTTCCCACACAACCTGAGTTGGGGCATTTTGTCGTCAAAGAAGAAAGAACCCAATTTGCAATGTCCGGTAATCATACTGCTTTTTGGATTGCGGGAGATTATGAAACTCAGGAATATGATTACACTGAATCCAAACTCTCTGAAATAAGGGACCTGATGGCAAAAGCAGTCACTGCCAATCTTTCCCAAAAACCTTTTTCACCAACTGGAGTTCAGACTTCCCTGATGATGAAAACTTCGGAGGGGTTGTATATCAATCTTCATGAAGCAGCATTGATGGATTATTCAACCATGCACCTGAATTTGGATGACAAAAATTTCATCTTTGAATCTTGGCTGACCCCAGATGTCAACGGGGACAAAGGATACCTTCAATCCCCATTCAATACTCCTTGGAGAACGGTCATAGTCAGTGATGATGCCCGGGATATCCTCTCGTCAAGAATGACATACAACCTCAATGAACCTTCTAAAATTAAAGATGTGTCTTGGATCAAACCTATGAAATACATCGGAGTTTGGTGGGAAATGATTACCGGTAAAAGCTCCTGGGCTTACACAGATGAGTTTCCGGCTGTCCGGTTAGGGGAAACTGATTTTTCGAAAGCCAAACCCAATGGAAAACATGGGGCGAACACTGCCAATGTAAAGCGCTATATTGATTTTGCTGCAGCACATGGATTTAGCGGCGTTTTGGTAGAAGGGTGGAATATTGGTTGGGAGGATTGGTTTGGAAATTCCAAAGATTATGTATTTGACTTTTTGACCCCTTATCCCGATTTTGACTTGGAGGGCATCAGGGATTACGCCAAAAGCAAAGGAGTAGAAATGGTCATGCACCATGAGACCTCTTCTTCAGTGAGAAATTATGAAAGACACATGGATCGGGCTTATCAATTCATGAAAGACAATGGCTATAATGCTGTGAAGAGCGGTTATGTAGGTGATATTCTTCCAAGAGGAGAAAATCACTACAGTCAATGGATAGTCAATCATTATCAATATGCTATAGAAAAAGCCGCTGACTACCAAATCATGGTCAATGCCCATGAAGCCGTCCGGCCAACGGGGATTGCCCGTACTTGGCCCAATCTCATTGCCAATGAGTCCGCTAGAGGAACAGAATACCAAGCCTTCGGTGGCAGTAAGCCTAATCATGTGACTGTATTGCCCTTTACCAGACAGATTGGTGGGCCAATGGATTATACTCCAGGCATCTTTGAAATGGACATCAGCAAAATCAACCCTGAAAATAATTCTTGGGTAAACAGTACCATAGCCAATCAATTGGCACTCTATGTCACCATGTACAGCCCACTTCAGATGGCAGCTGATCTACCGGAGAATTACGAACGTTTTATGGATGCCTTCCAATTCATCAAGGATGTCGCCATTGATTGGGATGAAAGCAAATATTTGGAAGCAGAACCCGGATATTTTATCACTGTTGCCAGAAAAGAAAAAGACAGCAACAATTGGTTTGTAGGCAATGTCAATGGTGTACCTGTAAGAACATCTACGATTTCATTTGATTTCTTAGATGCTGACAAAACTTACATTGCCACTATCTATGCTGATGCCAAGGATGCCCATTACCGGAACAACCCTCAGGCATATACCATCAGAAAAGTAGTGGTTACGAATAAATCCACGCTCAGTCAGGAATCAGCACCTGGAGGTGGATATGCGATAAGCATTGTAGAAGCTACTAAGGAACAGACAAAAGGTCTGAAGAAATTATAG